Proteins encoded within one genomic window of Actinoplanes octamycinicus:
- the rplJ gene encoding 50S ribosomal protein L10 — protein MADKPVRADKATAVAELTENFRGSTATVLTEYRGLTVKQLTELRRALGQQAKYTVAKNTLAKRAAGDAGIEGLDALFTGPTALAFVSGDVVEAAKGIRAFAKANPALVIKGGVFEGKALSAAEVNKLADLESREVLLAKLAGAMKGNLSKAAATFQAPLSQAVRLVDALRDKREKDGSAEAA, from the coding sequence ATGGCGGACAAGCCGGTCCGGGCCGACAAGGCCACGGCCGTCGCCGAGCTGACGGAGAACTTCCGTGGTTCGACGGCCACCGTGTTGACCGAATACCGCGGCCTCACCGTCAAGCAGCTCACCGAGCTGCGGCGGGCGCTGGGTCAGCAGGCCAAGTACACCGTCGCCAAGAACACGCTGGCGAAGCGTGCGGCGGGTGACGCGGGCATCGAGGGCCTCGACGCGCTGTTCACCGGTCCTACCGCGCTCGCCTTCGTGAGCGGTGACGTGGTCGAGGCGGCCAAGGGCATCCGTGCCTTCGCCAAGGCCAACCCCGCTCTGGTCATCAAGGGCGGCGTCTTCGAGGGCAAGGCTCTCTCGGCGGCCGAGGTCAACAAGCTTGCTGACCTCGAGTCCCGTGAGGTTCTGCTGGCCAAGCTGGCCGGCGCCATGAAGGGCAACCTGAGCAAGGCCGCGGCCACGTTCCAGGCTCCGCTCTCCCAGGCTGTGCGCCTGGTGGACGCCCTGCGTGACAAGCGCGAGAAGGACGGTTCCGCTGAGGCTGCCTGA
- the rplA gene encoding 50S ribosomal protein L1 — protein MAQRSKVYRAAAEKIDSGKLYEPKDAVALAKETSSQKFDATVEVAMRLGVDPRKADQMVRGTVNLPHGTGKTARVIVFAQGAKAEEAVAAGADEVGTDELVARIQGGWLEFDAAIATPDQMAKIGRIARILGPRGLMPNPKTGTVTMDVTKAVNEIKGGKITFRVDKHSNLHLIIGKASFSAEQLVDNYAAVLDEVLRAKPSAAKGKYLKKVTVSTTTGPGVPVDPNVQKNLRGEAGQA, from the coding sequence ATGGCACAGCGCAGCAAGGTCTACCGCGCCGCGGCAGAGAAGATCGACTCCGGCAAGCTCTACGAGCCGAAGGACGCGGTCGCCCTCGCCAAGGAGACCAGCTCCCAGAAGTTCGACGCCACCGTCGAGGTCGCGATGCGCCTCGGTGTCGACCCGCGTAAGGCCGACCAGATGGTCCGCGGCACCGTCAACCTGCCGCACGGCACCGGTAAGACCGCCCGCGTCATCGTCTTCGCCCAGGGCGCGAAGGCGGAGGAGGCCGTCGCGGCCGGCGCCGACGAGGTCGGCACCGACGAGCTCGTCGCCCGGATCCAGGGTGGCTGGCTGGAGTTCGACGCCGCGATCGCGACGCCGGACCAGATGGCCAAGATCGGCCGGATCGCCCGGATCCTCGGCCCGCGTGGCCTGATGCCGAACCCGAAGACCGGCACCGTCACCATGGACGTGACCAAGGCGGTCAACGAGATCAAGGGCGGCAAGATCACCTTCCGGGTGGACAAGCACTCGAACCTGCACCTGATCATCGGCAAGGCGTCCTTCAGCGCCGAGCAGCTGGTGGACAACTACGCCGCCGTGCTCGACGAGGTGCTGCGGGCCAAGCCGTCCGCCGCCAAGGGCAAGTACCTGAAGAAGGTCACCGTCAGCACCACCACCGGCCCGGGCGTCCCGGTCGACCCGAACGTGCAGAAGAACCTGCGCGGCGAGGCCGGCCAGGCCTGA
- the rplL gene encoding 50S ribosomal protein L7/L12 has protein sequence MAKLSTEDLLDAFKEMTLIELSEFVKQFEEVFDVKAAAPVAVAAAGGAAAPAEAEAEKDSFDVVLESDGGKKIQVIKVVRELTGLGLKEAKDTVEGAPKAILEGVNKEKAEAAKAKLEGEGAKVTLK, from the coding sequence ATGGCGAAGCTCAGCACCGAGGACCTGCTCGACGCGTTCAAGGAGATGACGCTGATCGAGCTCTCCGAGTTCGTGAAGCAGTTCGAAGAGGTCTTCGACGTCAAGGCCGCCGCGCCGGTCGCCGTCGCCGCTGCCGGTGGCGCTGCTGCTCCGGCCGAGGCCGAGGCCGAGAAGGACTCGTTCGACGTTGTTCTGGAGAGCGACGGCGGCAAGAAGATCCAGGTCATCAAGGTCGTGCGTGAGCTGACCGGCCTGGGCCTGAAGGAGGCCAAGGACACCGTCGAGGGCGCGCCGAAGGCGATCCTCGAGGGCGTCAACAAGGAGAAGGCCGAGGCCGCCAAGGCCAAGCTCGAGGGCGAGGGCGCCAAGGTCACCCTCAAGTGA